One Mycolicibacterium rufum genomic window, GTGGCCGAGTGGCGCAGCCGCTCCACGTCGTCGTTGATCGAGCTGTCCTTCTCGATGTAGGTGTCGGTCTGGGCGATGTACGCCTCGGGCTGGTAGTAGTCGTAGTAGGAGACGAAGTACTCGACGGCGTTGTGCGGCAACATCTCTCGCAGCTCGTTGGCCAGCTGTGCGGCCAGCGTCTTGTTGGGCGCCATCACCAGCGTGGGCCGCTGCAGCCGCTCGATCAGCCACGCCGTGGTCGCCGACTTGCCGGTACCGGTGGCACCGAGCAGCACGACGTCGCGCTCCCCCGCCCGGATACGGCGTTCCAACTCCTCGATGGCCGCGGGCTGGTCGCCGGCGGGCTGGTATTCGCTGACGACCTCGAACCGCGCACCAGCGCGCACGACCTGATCGACGGGCCGGTACTCCGAATGCGCGAGCACCGGATGTTCAGTCGCGAAAGCCATGTTCACCAGGGTAGAACCCGGCACCGACATGTTCTGTTCCGCGGGCTGCCGACGGTGTTTATCCTGGTCGGCATCCATCCTCCCAAACGCGAGCGCTTCGACCTGGCGGCCCGCACCAACACCGACCCCAAGGGTGTCGTGCGGGACGTCGACGTCTACACCGTCGAGCCCTGGGGCCTCTACATGGCCCGGCCGACGCCGGGCCGGGCGCAGTTCCACTACCTCGAATCCTGGCTGCTGCCGGCGCTGGATCTGCGGGTCACCGTCTTCCACTTCAATCCCGGACACGAGCGCGACCAGGACTTCTACCTCGATGTCGGCGTCTACACCGCCGGACCGCAGGTCTGGCACGGCGAGGACCACTACCTCGACCTGGTGCTGCGCACCGGCCGGCAGGTCGTGCTCACCGACGTCGACGAACTGCTGGTGGCCGTCCGGGAGGGTCTGCTCGGCCCCGCGGAGGGCGACCGCGCGATCCGCACCGCGGTGGCCACTGTCGAGGCGCTGACCCGTCACGGCTACCACCTCGACCGCTGGCTGAGCACGCTCGGGATCACCCTGACGTGGCGCGCAGCATAGACTCCGCGGTGTGAGTTCGAGCAGACGGACGCAAGCCGGGTTGGCGGCCGGCGCCGCGGCGGTCCTGCTGACCGCTGGGTTGGTGTCGCCGTTGACCACCGCGACGGCGGATCCTGAGCCGCCGCCGGTGGCCGACGCCACGTCCCCGCCCGTGCAGCACAACGTGCTCTACCGTGCCCGTGCCGACGGCACCTCCCGCGGCGCGGTGGTGGCGTACAAGCAGGACGACCAGAACGTCAACAGCGCCCAGCCGACCATGCTGCCGGGGCAGACGTTCGAGGTGAACACCGTGCTCACCGACCCCAAGCTGGCCGGCATGCAGATCTCGATCCAGTGGCCCTACGGGTCGAACCTGCACTGCGAGATCCTGGTCGACGACCAGATCGTGGCCCAGGCCGACCAGTTCATCGCGCCGCGCCTGTTCCGCGTGAAGGACGACCCGCTGTACGGCACGCTGCAGTGCGGAGCCCCGCTGGACCTTCCGATGCCCGGGGCACCCGACACCGCGCCGCCGGACGTTCCCGCGCCGCCGCTCTAGTCCGCCGGTCGCCAACCGGTGGCGTCGGCCCACTGCCACGCCCGTTGGTAGGCGTCGGAGAACCAGGGTTCCTTGTCCTGGGGCGACTCCACCGACTGCTTGAGGTCGGCGTACTCGGCCTGTACGGACGGGTTGGCCCGCAGCCAGTCGACGAACAGCAGCGCGAACTGCTGGCCGGGCCACCCCTGGACGCGCACGTGGACATTCGTGGGGCGTCCCGGGTCGGCGGAACCGTAGAGCCGTTTACGCCACAGGGCGTCGTCGTCGGTGTGGTCGAAAGCGGCCACGGTGCTGCGCGCGTCGGGTTGGGCGACGTCCTCGGTGACCGGGGTGGCGACGTAGCCGGCCGCCAGCATCGCCTCGGCGATCTCGTCGGCGCTGCCGAGACCGTCCACGGTCACCTGCACGTCGATGACGTCCTTGGCGGCCATCCCCGCGACGGCGGTCGACCCGATGTGATCGACGCGAACCGCGCGGTGCCCGCACGCCGTCCGCAGCCGGGCCAGGATCCGCTGTGCCTGCGCCGGCCACTGCGGGTCCGGCGGCACCGGCCGCGACGGAGTCTGCGCGGGGCGGCGCGCCGCGATGTTGGCCGCGAACGGCTCGATGCGGTCGTGCCAGAGCCGGCGGGCGGCGGCGACGAGTTCGTCGGACGTTCCCGCGTTGTCGAGCCACACGTCGGCGACCGCGCGGCGCTGCTCCTCGGTGGCCTGGGCCGCGATGCGCGCGCGGGCGTCCTCCTCGCTGAAGCCGCGGTATTCAATCAACCGCCGGACCCGCAGGTCGGCGTCGGCGTGCACCACGATGACGAGCGGGAACATCGGCGCCATCTGCGACTCCACCAGCAGCGGGATGTCCTCGACGATCACCGCGTCGTCGGCGGCAGCCGCGATCAGCTCCGAACGACGTTGCGCCACAAGCGGATGCACGATGCCGTTCAAGGTGGCACGCTTCTGGTCATCGCTGAACGCGATGGCCGCCAGCGCGGGCCGGTTGAGTGCCCCCTCGGGCAGCAGGATCTCCTCCCCGAACGTCTCCACCAGACTCTTCAGGCCCGGGGTGCCCGGCTCCACGACCTCGCGGGCGATGACGTCGCCGTCGACGACGACGCCGCCCAACTCGCTGAACGTCGCCGACACCGTCGACTTGCCCGCCCCGATTCCTCCGGTCAATCCGATTCGCAGCACGCCGACAGTCTGTCAGGACCGGGCGCGCACTCCCGACTCAGCCGACCGCCACCAGCACGCCGCCGGGCTGCTGTACCGCCCACCCCGGATCCTGCCGCACCGCCTCGGCGGGTTCGACGATGGTGCAGGAGTCCTTCTCGTCGCAGACCGTGACGGAGCCGTCCTTCCACGCGCACCACGCCCCCGTGCCCTTCGTCTTCCCGATGTAGCTGCCGCCGTAGCGGTCGCACATCATCTTGAGGCTGTCGGGGCTTTGGGTGAAGGGCTTCGCGTCGGCGGCAGCCGCCGATCCGAGGGCGATGCCGAGAACTGCCGTCCCCGTGAGGGCGGCGGTCAGTACGGATGTCGTTGTGCGCTGGATGAACTCGGGCATGTCCGTCTCCTGTGTTCCGTGGGCGCCCGGCGGGTCGCCGCTAGGGGTAGGAGCACCGGCGGCGGAAATACGGACACTTTTTCGCGGGTTCGGACGTCATCCGATCGGCGGCACCGTCGTGAGCACGGGTTCGTCGGGCGCGAAGGTGTGGAGCGGTCCGGACGGCACGGTGCGCGCCGGGCCGGTCCGTGTCGGGGTGGGCTCCGGCGTCGTGGGCTCGGGCAGCGTCTCGGGCATCGTGGTCTCCGGCATCACGGTCTCCGGCACCGTCGTCTCCAGCGTCGTCATGGTGGCCGTCGTCGTCCTCGGCGTCGTCGGTGCGGTGGAATCCGGCGCGTCGGTGGCCGCCGGCCGAGTGGTCTGCGTCGCCTGATCGTCAGCCGAGGTGCCGGGATCGGTGGCCGTTCCGACGCGGGCCCGTGGGGACGCCGTCGGCACCGCTGTCTTCGGGTCAGAGCTCCGGCGGGCCGGGACCGGTCCGGGATCCAGTGTCGGAGGGGGCAGCAGCCCGGCGGGCGGTCGGCCGGCCTCGGTGGTGGTCGCCTCGATGTCGGCCGGACTGACCCGGGTGTCCTGAGGCGCACGTTCGATCGCGAGGACGACGATGACGCTCAACGCGAGGATCGCCGCGCCGGCGGCCGCCAGCGCACGGGCGGTGTTCTTCCGTGAGGGTGTGAATGACCCTGCAGCAGAGGTCAATCGGATTGCACCCAGAGTTCGCTCGCGCAAGCTCGGCGGAGCAGGGACGAACACCGGAGTCGCTCCGAGCAGAGCCTGGGGACTGACCCGGCGCCGCCGGTCGTCGTCGCACCGCGGGCATGCCTCGATGTGCCGGGCGACGCGCTTGCGCATCAGAACGGTGAACGTGCCGTCCCACCCGTCGAGCACTGCGGCCAGCCCGGCACAGGCGTTGGATTCCCGCTCGGCGTTTCTCGCCACGAGCAGCGCGCCGAGGGAGCGTTCGACGGTGTCACGGATCCGCTGCACCATCTTCGTCGCCGACGCCGGGCTGGTTTCCAGGGCCGCGGCCAGTTCCGGTCCGTCCAACCCCTGGTGATAGGTCAGGTCGAGGATGACGCGGTCGCGGTCGGAGAGCCCGCCGGCCGCCTCGGCGAGCAGGTCGGCCAGCGCTGAGCGGGCGGCCAGGATCTCCGGTCCAGCGTCGGGGGACGCCACCTCAGGCACCGCGTCGACAGGGCGCTCCCGATGACGCGCACGCAACCTGCGCAACGTCTCGTTGCGGGCGACGGCGTAGAGCCAGCTGCGAAGTCTTTCGGGTTCGCGTAGCTGCGTCAGCCGTGCGGCCGCCGTGCAGAACGTGTCCTGAACGCAGTCGGCAGCGGCCTCGCGATCCCTGAGCATTCCGATGCAGAAATCGTGGAGCCGGTCGGCGTAGCGGTCGTAGATCGCGGCCAGCGCGTGGGGGTCTCCTGCCGCGGCCGCCACGGCGAGCTCGGCGTCGGTGGGATCGGCATCGGTTGGGAAGGTCATGAACTGCCCCCGTTGACGGGCTCATCCTAGCTGCGGGGACGGCCGGTCAGGACCCGTTCGGTCACGCGGACGTCAGCACGCCGAGCGACGGCACGTCGATCACCGCTCGGGGCGCGCGTGGGTCCACCTTCACGCAGTTCGGCGGGCCCTGCGTGCTGATCACGAGAGTTCCACCGGCCGCGGCGCAGCATCGCTTCCGCTGCTCGTAGGTCGATTCGTGGACACCATCGGCCTTCAGGATGCGCGGCTTGGCCAAGCAACGCTCGAACTGGCCCAGGTCGAGTTTCGGCTCGGCCTCTGCCACGCTGACCGCCATCCACGGCAGGCTCAGCGCCAACACCGATGCGGACAGAATGCGCGTCGTCGTCTTCATGTCATCTCCTCAGGTTCCGCGACCCCCACTGGGTCGTCGTCACCGGTAAGAGCAGTGAGCGATGGAAACCGGACACTTTTTTTTTCCGCGATCATGTCGCCGCCCGCGCTGCGCCGCATCGCCGAGTGCGGTGGGTGACCACACTGGTGACCGACACAAGAAAGGCCCCGACTCGGTGAGTCGGGGCCTTCTCTCGTGACGAACTAGGCGTTGCCTGCCAGCTTCTCCCGCAGCGCGGCGAGCTGCGCATCGCTGGCCAGCGAGCCGCCGGCCGATTCCTCGGACCGCGACGAGCCGTTGGACGTCGCCGGACGCGCGGCCTCTTCGGCCTCGGCCGCGGCGAACTTCTCCATCTGAGCGGTGTGCATCTTGTAGCGACGCTCCGCCTCGGCGTAGCGGGCCTCCCACTCGTCCCGCTGCTTCTCGAAGCCTTCGAGCCACTCGTTGGTCTCGGCGTCGAAGCCCTCGGGGAAGATGTAGTTGCCCTGGTCGTCGTAGCTGTCGGCCATGCCGTACTTCCAGGCCTCGAACTCTTCGCTGTTGTAGTCCTCGTTGGCCTGCTTGAGGCTCAGTGAGATCCGGCGACGCTCCAGGTCGATGTCGATGACCTTGACCATCGCGTCGTCGCCGACCTGGACCACCTGGTCCGGGACCTCGACGTGGCGCTCGGACAGCTCGGAGATGTGCACCAGGCCCTCGATGCCCTCCTCGACACGGACGAACGCGCCGAACGGCACCAGCTTGGTGACCTTGCCCGGGACGATCTGGCCGATCGCGTGGGTGCGGGCGAAGTGGCGCCACGGATCTTCCTGAGTCGCCTTGAGCGACAGCGAAACCCGCTCGCGGTCCATGTCGACGTCGAGGACCTCGACGGTGACCTCGTCGCCCACCTGGACGACCTCGGACGGGTGGTCGATGTGCTTCCAGGACAGCTCGGAGACGTGCACCAGGCCGTCGACGCCGCCGAGATCGACGAACGCGCCGAAGTTGACGATCGAGGAGACGACACCCTTGCGGATCGCACCCTTGGTGAGCTGGTTGAGGAACTCGCTGCGCACCTCGGACTGGGTTTGCTCCAGCCAGGCGCGGCGCGAGAGCACCACGTTGTTGCGGTTCTTGTCGAGCTCGATGATCTTGGCCTCGATCTCCTTGCCGATGTACGGCTGCAGATCGCGGACGCGACGCATCTCGACCAGCGACGCGGGCAGGAAGCCGCGCAGCCCGATGTCGAGGATCAGGCCGCCCTTGACGACCTCGATGACGGTGCCCTTGACGGCCTCGTCCTTCTCTTTGAGCTCTTCGATGGTGCCCCAGGCACGCTCGTACTGAGCGCGCTTCTTGGACAGGATCAGGCGGCCTTCCTTGTCCTCCTTGGTGAGGACCAGAGCTTCGACCTCGTCGCCGACGGACACAACCTCATTGGGGTCGACGTCGTGCTTGATGGAGAGCTCACGGGAGGGAATGACACCTTCGGTCTTGTAACCGATGTCGAGCAGAACTTCGTCGCGGTCGACCTTGACGATCGTCCCTTCGACGATGTCGCCATCGTTGAAGTACTTGATGGTCTTGTCGATGGCGGCGAGGAAATCCTCCGCGGAGCCGATGTCGTTGAGGGCTACTTGCGGAGACGTGACGGAGGGACTTGGCATGTGGTGGGTTGCTCCGGACAGGTTCAATCGTAGGGACAGGAAAAAGGGCAGATCTGATGTTCTCGATGCACCTGCGACATCGAGCACCGAAAGGTGCACACACAGGTACCTGACAAGGCTACTCGACAGGGTCCATGCAGGACAAACCCGCCCCATCGAGCGGCTACCCTGCTGACGTGAACAGCGTACGCCGGGTCGGCGCTCCGCTGGGCCTGCTCATCGCTCTGGGCACGGTGGCCGGGCTGATCGTCATCGTACTGACGGCGGTCAACCCCGTCGGCACGTCGATCGGGTTCGTGCTCTCGAGTATCGCGATGACCGTCGTCGTGCTGTGTTACCTGTGGCTGGACCGGTGGGAACCGGAGCCGCCCCGGCTGCTGATCTTCGCGTTCATCTGGGGCACCTCGGCGGCGGTGGTGATCTCCTCGATCCTGCAGATCGTCCTCGAGGCGTGGGTGAACCCCGGCGGCTCCGACGACATCAGCCCGTTCACGCTGGTCGTGGGCGCGCCGCTGACCGAGGAGGCGGCCAAGGGCGCGTTCCTGCTGCTGATGATGACCGGCGTGCGCCGCAACGAGCTCAACTCGCGGACCGACTGCCTGGTCTACGCCGGCCTGGTCGGAGCCGGTTTCGCCTGGCTGGAGGACATCCTCTACATCGCCAACGCGGATTCGGTGGCCGATTCGTTGTTCACGGCGGCGCTGCGGCTGATCATGTCTCCGTTCGCCCACTCGCTGTTCACCACGATGACCGCCATCGGCGTCTGGTACGCGCTGCAGCGACGGTCGGCCGCCGGGAAGGCGGGCGCGATCCTGCTCGGCTACGCCGGCGCCGTCGTCCTGCACGCCATGTGGAACGGCTCGTCGCTGTTCGGCCCGGAGGCCTACCTCGGGGTGTACGTGTTCTGGATGATGCCGGTGTTCGCGCTGGCGATCACCCTCGCCGTGCAGAGCCGGCGCCGGGAGCAGCGCATCGTCGCGGCGACCCTGCCGGGCATGGTGGCCGCCGGCATCGTCAGCCCCAACGAGGCGACCTGGCTGGGCTCCATCAAGACCCGAAGGCTCGCCGTCGCCGAGGCCACCCGGTTCGGGGGGAAACCGGCCGGCGCCGCGGTGAAGCGGTTCGCCCACCAGGTCGTCGAACTGGCATTCGTACGGGACCGGATCGACCGCGGGTTCGGCGACCCGCGGGTCGTCGCGCTCCTGCACGAGGAGACCTACGCGCTGTACGCCGCCAGGTCGGCCTCCCCCGCCCTGTACCAGCTGGCCGGTTTCCGGACGTCCTGACCGCCATACTCGGCTCGTGATCCAGCACATCCTCAACTACCTCGGGATCGGCGCCGCCGCGGCCTCCGGGGCGGTGCTCGGTGTCCGCAAGGGATTCGACCTGTTCGGCATCGCGGCGATGGCGGTGTTCACCGGCGTGGGGGGCGGCGTCCTGCGTGACGTGCTGCTCGACATCTCTCCCCCGCAATCGCTGCAGCGCTGGCCCGACATCACGGTATGTCTGGCGGCCGCGGCGCTGGCGACGCTGTTCGCCCGGACGGTGATCCGGCTGCACCAGCCGGTGAGGATGCTCGACGCCGTCGGGATGGGGTTCTTCGCCACGTCGGGGGCCGCCCTGGCCGTCGACCACGGCGCCAGCTGGTTCGCCGCGGCGCTGCTGGGCATGGTGTCGGCGCTGGCAGGCACGATCATCCGCGACGTGGTGGCCCGCGACGTCCCTGCGGTGATGGGACCCGACGACATGTACGCCGTGCCGGCCATGCTCGGTGCGGTGATCTACGTGGTCATCGACTACTACGGGCCCCAGTGGATCGGGGTGGCGGTCGGGACCCTGGTGGCGACGCTGCTGCGGCTGGCGGCGATCACGTTCCACTGGCGGCTGCCGACGGGACCCCGCGAACTGATCGTCGGCACGCACCCGCCCGGGCCTACGTCTTGAAATAGACCATCTGGTGCGTGGTCACCAACAGCTCACCGGCGCGGCTCCACAGCTGCGCCGACTGGTCGAAGTAGCCACGGGAGAAGCGGTTCGCGTGCGAGCGGGCGAGCACGAAATCGTCGCCGATTGCGGCGAGGTCGCTGCCGTCGGCGTGGAAGTAGGTGGTGAGCGAGATCGTCCCGGCCGGGGACACCGCGCCGCGGCGCAGGAACACCCGGGGATAGAAGATGTCGCTGACCGCGGTCAGCGCCGCGAAGTCGAGATGCCGCGCATGTCGGTCGCGCACCCACAGCGTGGTCACCGAGGACGGCGACGGGTCGGCGCCCGCGCCGGGGACGGCACCGTCGACGAAGCGCATCTCGAAGTTGCGCGCCCACACCACCGTCGGGTGCAGGCCGGTCGGGGTGATCCCCTCCGGTGCAGGCACCTGCCAGGGCGGCGCCTCGGTCTCCGACCAGGTCTCCCGGCGCAGGCCGAAAACAGTTGTCGCCGTGGTCGTGACGACGCCGTTCTGGGACAGCTCGACCAGCCAGTGCTGATTGGTGCGGTTGGTGCGCACGGCGGTGACGGCGATGTCGAAGTCGCCGTCGGCGATCGGCGCGGCGAAGTTCACGGTCAGCGAGACGGGCTCGCCGATCCGTTCCGGCTGGTCCTCCACCGCGCGCAGCATGACCGCGGCCGTCATGCCGCCGAACGGCCCGACCATGTTCGCCCAGTCGGGGCTGGTCTTGCCGCGCAGGCGCCCGGGCGCGACGTGCTGCAGCGCCACCGCCTCGTCGAACGAGTGACCCGTCATCAGTGTGCGGCCGCATCCCAGCTGCGGCCGTAGCCCACCGAGACCTCGAGCGGCACGTTGAGCGGGTATGCGTTGCCCATGTGCTCGCGCACCAGCGCCTCCAGGGCATCGCGCTCACCGTCGACGACCTCGAACAGCAGTTCGTCGTGCACCTGCAACAACATCCGTGACGACAGCCCCGCGTCCTTGATCGCCGTGTCGACGTTGATCATCGCGACCTTGATGAGATCGGCTGCACTGCCCTGGATCGGAGCGTTGAGCGCAGCCCGCTCGGCCGCCTCCCGCACGTTGCGGTTGCTGCTGTCCAGTTCGGGAAGGTAGCGCCGGCGTCCGAACACCGTCGAGGTGTAGCCGTCCTTGCGGGCCTGATCGACGACGTCGCGCAGGTAGTCGCGGATCCCGCCGAAGCGGGCGAAGTACTGGTCCATCTGGACCTTGGCTTCTTCGGTGGAGATCTTCAGCTGCGCCGAGAGCCCGTAGGCGCTCAAGCCGTAGGCCAGCCCGTAGGACATCGCCTTGACCCGCCGGCGCAGGTCCGGCGTCACCTCGTCGATCGGGACGTCGAACGCCCGCGACGCGACGAACGAGTGCAGATCCTCCCCGGTGTTGAACGCCTCGATCAGGCCTTCGTCACCCGACAGGTGCGCCATGATGCGCATTTCGATCTGGCTGTAGTCCGCGGTCATCAGCTCCGCGTAGCCACCACCGACAACGAACGCGTCACGGATCCGCCGGCCCGCCTCGGTGCGAATCGGGATGTTCTGCAGGTTCGGCTCGGTCGAGGACAGCCGGCCGGTCGCCGCGATCGTCTGGTTGAACGTGGTATGAATTCGCCCGTCTCCGGCCACCGAACCGAGCAGTCCGTCGACGGTGACCTTCAGCCGGGTCGCATCCCGGTGCGCGAGCAGATGCTGCAGGAACGGGTGGCCCGTCTTCTCGAAAAGACCCTGTAGGGCATCGGCATCCGTGGTGTATCCGGTCTTGGTGCGCTTGGTCTTCGGCATCTCCAACTCGTCGAAGAGCACCGTCTGGAGCTGTTTGGGCGAGCCGAGGTTGATCTGTTTGCCGATCACCGCGTATGCGGCCTCGGCGGCGTCGCGAATCTGCCCGGCGAACTCGCTCTGCAGTTCGGTGAGGGTTTCCAGATCGACGGCGATGCCAGCGCTTTCGATCTCGGCGAGCACCCGCTGGACGGGCAGTTCCATGCTGCCGAGCAGCGCCGAGGAATCGATCCGGGCCAGCTCCTCGTCGAGCGCATCGGCGAGGTCCATCACCGCGCTGGCGCGCAACAGCAGCGTCTGCACGGCCTGGTCGTCCACCCCCTCGGAGTCGTCGAGTAGCGAAAGTTGTTGCTGTTCAGGGTTGTCCGCACGCAGCTCGCGCTTCAGATAGCGCAGCGACAGGTCATCGAGGGTGAAGCTGCGCTGCCCGGGCCGCACCAGATAGGCGGCCAGCGCGGTGTCGGAGGTGATCCCGGACACCGGCCATCCCCGGCCCTCCAGATCGTGCATCGCGAGCTTCGCCTCGTGCAGGGCCTTGGGCTGGCCGGGGTCGGCGAGCCACGACACCAACGCCGTCTCGTCGCCCGGATCCAGGGTGGCGGTGTCGAGGTAGCGGCCGTCGCCGTCAGGGGCGACGATCGCGATCGCGGTGGCGTCGCTGTCGAAGGCCAGGTGGTTGCCCACCACGGCGAGCCCGAACCGGCCTCCGCCGCTGCGCTCGGCCAGCCACGCCGCAAGCGTCCCCGGCTGCAGCGCCTCACCGCGGACCTCGAAGCCCTCCTCGACTTCCGGGTCCGCCGAGGCCAGCGTGTCGAACAGCCGGTCGCGCAACACCCGGAACTCCAGGTCGTCGAAAAGCCGGTGGATCTGGTCGCGGTTCCACGGCTGCATCCGCAGCGTGTCCGGTGTCTGCGCGAGCGGCACCTCTTTGACCAGATCGGTCAGCTCCCGGTTGAGCACCACGCTCGACAGGTGCGCGCGCAGCGCATCACCGACCTTGCCCTTGACCTTGTCCACGTTGTCGACGAGTGCCTGCAGCGAACCGTATTCGGCGATCCACTTGGTGGCCGTCTTCTCCCCGACCCCCGGGATCCCCGGCAGGTTGTCACTCGGGTCACCGCGCAGCGCCGCGAAATCGGGGTACTGCGACGGTGTCAGGCCGTACTTCTCCACCACGGCGTCCGGGGTGAACCGGGTCAGTTCGCTGACCCCCTTGCGCGGATAGAGCACGGTGACGTCATCGCTGACCAGCTGCAGGGAGTCCCGGTCCCCGGTGACCACCAGCACCCGGTAGCCCTCGTTCTCGGCCTGCGTGGCCAGCGTCGCGATGATGTCGTCCGCCTCGAAGCCGGGCTCGGCGAGCACCGTGATGCCGAGCGCCCCCAGCACTTCCTTGGTGATGTCGATCTGTCCGCGGAACTCGTCGGGGGTGGCCGACCGGCCCTCCTTGTACTCCGGGTACTTCTCCTTGCGGAACGTCTGTCGCGAGACGTCGAAGGCCGCGGCGATGTGGCTGGGCTGCTCGTCGCGGAGCAAGTTGATCAGCATGGCGGTGAAGCCGTAGACCGCGTTGGTGGTCAACCCGCCCTGGGTCTTGAAGTTCTCGGCGGGCAGCGCGTAGAACGCGCGGAACGCCAGGGAGTTGCCGTCCAACAGCATCAAGGTGGGCTTCTCGTCGGTCACCGATGCGGTCTTGGCTGGGCTCACGGCCTTCACTCTAGGCACCGGGACCGACACCCGATCCATCGGGAACGACCCCCGGCATCCATCGGGAATGAACGCGGGGCCCGGGCGGTTACAGCCGGTGTCGATCTTATGTAACATCGTTCTATAAGGAACGGGAACGGACTGCCATGACGAACATCGTCTTCATCCACGGCCTCTGGGTCGCCCACAGCGCGTGGGAACCCTGGATCTCCTACGTCGCCGAGCAGGGCCACCACGCGATCGCCCCGGCCTGGCCCGGCGAACTGCCCACCGTCGAGGACACCCGCCGCGAGGCCGCGGCCCAGGCCGGCGTCGGCATCGACGACCTGACCGCCCACTACGCGCGACTGCTCGAGCAGTTCGACACCCCTCCGGTGGTGATCGGACACTCCTTCGGCGGGCTGATCGCCCAGAAGCTGCTCGGCGAGAACAAAGCCGCGGCGGCCGTGGCGATCGCCCCCGCGCCGATCAAAGGCGTGAAGCCGCTGCCGCTGCCGCAGCTCCGGTCGGCGCTTCCGGTGCTGGGCAATCCGCTCAACCGCGGTCGCGCCACCGGCCTGTCGCAGGGGCAGTGGCGCTACGGCTTCGGCAATGCGCTGACCGCCGCCGAATCGGATGCGCTGTGGGAGCAGTGGTCCATCCCCTCCCCGGGCAAGCCGCTGTTCGAGGCCGCGACGGCCAATCTCGTCCGGCGCTCGCCGGCAGGTGTCGCCACCGGCAACGCCACCCGCGGGCCGCTGCTGATCATCGGCGGCACCGCCGACCAC contains:
- the coaE gene encoding dephospho-CoA kinase, whose protein sequence is MLRIGLTGGIGAGKSTVSATFSELGGVVVDGDVIAREVVEPGTPGLKSLVETFGEEILLPEGALNRPALAAIAFSDDQKRATLNGIVHPLVAQRRSELIAAAADDAVIVEDIPLLVESQMAPMFPLVIVVHADADLRVRRLIEYRGFSEEDARARIAAQATEEQRRAVADVWLDNAGTSDELVAAARRLWHDRIEPFAANIAARRPAQTPSRPVPPDPQWPAQAQRILARLRTACGHRAVRVDHIGSTAVAGMAAKDVIDVQVTVDGLGSADEIAEAMLAAGYVATPVTEDVAQPDARSTVAAFDHTDDDALWRKRLYGSADPGRPTNVHVRVQGWPGQQFALLFVDWLRANPSVQAEYADLKQSVESPQDKEPWFSDAYQRAWQWADATGWRPAD
- a CDS encoding PrsW family intramembrane metalloprotease — its product is MQDKPAPSSGYPADVNSVRRVGAPLGLLIALGTVAGLIVIVLTAVNPVGTSIGFVLSSIAMTVVVLCYLWLDRWEPEPPRLLIFAFIWGTSAAVVISSILQIVLEAWVNPGGSDDISPFTLVVGAPLTEEAAKGAFLLLMMTGVRRNELNSRTDCLVYAGLVGAGFAWLEDILYIANADSVADSLFTAALRLIMSPFAHSLFTTMTAIGVWYALQRRSAAGKAGAILLGYAGAVVLHAMWNGSSLFGPEAYLGVYVFWMMPVFALAITLAVQSRRREQRIVAATLPGMVAAGIVSPNEATWLGSIKTRRLAVAEATRFGGKPAGAAVKRFAHQVVELAFVRDRIDRGFGDPRVVALLHEETYALYAARSASPALYQLAGFRTS
- a CDS encoding acyl-CoA thioesterase yields the protein MTGHSFDEAVALQHVAPGRLRGKTSPDWANMVGPFGGMTAAVMLRAVEDQPERIGEPVSLTVNFAAPIADGDFDIAVTAVRTNRTNQHWLVELSQNGVVTTTATTVFGLRRETWSETEAPPWQVPAPEGITPTGLHPTVVWARNFEMRFVDGAVPGAGADPSPSSVTTLWVRDRHARHLDFAALTAVSDIFYPRVFLRRGAVSPAGTISLTTYFHADGSDLAAIGDDFVLARSHANRFSRGYFDQSAQLWSRAGELLVTTHQMVYFKT
- the rpsA gene encoding 30S ribosomal protein S1; the protein is MPSPSVTSPQVALNDIGSAEDFLAAIDKTIKYFNDGDIVEGTIVKVDRDEVLLDIGYKTEGVIPSRELSIKHDVDPNEVVSVGDEVEALVLTKEDKEGRLILSKKRAQYERAWGTIEELKEKDEAVKGTVIEVVKGGLILDIGLRGFLPASLVEMRRVRDLQPYIGKEIEAKIIELDKNRNNVVLSRRAWLEQTQSEVRSEFLNQLTKGAIRKGVVSSIVNFGAFVDLGGVDGLVHVSELSWKHIDHPSEVVQVGDEVTVEVLDVDMDRERVSLSLKATQEDPWRHFARTHAIGQIVPGKVTKLVPFGAFVRVEEGIEGLVHISELSERHVEVPDQVVQVGDDAMVKVIDIDLERRRISLSLKQANEDYNSEEFEAWKYGMADSYDDQGNYIFPEGFDAETNEWLEGFEKQRDEWEARYAEAERRYKMHTAQMEKFAAAEAEEAARPATSNGSSRSEESAGGSLASDAQLAALREKLAGNA
- a CDS encoding RNA polymerase sigma factor — protein: MTFPTDADPTDAELAVAAAAGDPHALAAIYDRYADRLHDFCIGMLRDREAAADCVQDTFCTAAARLTQLREPERLRSWLYAVARNETLRRLRARHRERPVDAVPEVASPDAGPEILAARSALADLLAEAAGGLSDRDRVILDLTYHQGLDGPELAAALETSPASATKMVQRIRDTVERSLGALLVARNAERESNACAGLAAVLDGWDGTFTVLMRKRVARHIEACPRCDDDRRRRVSPQALLGATPVFVPAPPSLRERTLGAIRLTSAAGSFTPSRKNTARALAAAGAAILALSVIVVLAIERAPQDTRVSPADIEATTTEAGRPPAGLLPPPTLDPGPVPARRSSDPKTAVPTASPRARVGTATDPGTSADDQATQTTRPAATDAPDSTAPTTPRTTTATMTTLETTVPETVMPETTMPETLPEPTTPEPTPTRTGPARTVPSGPLHTFAPDEPVLTTVPPIG
- a CDS encoding DUF402 domain-containing protein, translated to MHPPKRERFDLAARTNTDPKGVVRDVDVYTVEPWGLYMARPTPGRAQFHYLESWLLPALDLRVTVFHFNPGHERDQDFYLDVGVYTAGPQVWHGEDHYLDLVLRTGRQVVLTDVDELLVAVREGLLGPAEGDRAIRTAVATVEALTRHGYHLDRWLSTLGITLTWRAA
- a CDS encoding trimeric intracellular cation channel family protein, giving the protein MIQHILNYLGIGAAAASGAVLGVRKGFDLFGIAAMAVFTGVGGGVLRDVLLDISPPQSLQRWPDITVCLAAAALATLFARTVIRLHQPVRMLDAVGMGFFATSGAALAVDHGASWFAAALLGMVSALAGTIIRDVVARDVPAVMGPDDMYAVPAMLGAVIYVVIDYYGPQWIGVAVGTLVATLLRLAAITFHWRLPTGPRELIVGTHPPGPTS